The Bradyrhizobium barranii subsp. barranii genome segment CTCGCGCACAAGCATGTCGGCTCGCTGCATGCGAACGACGCCACCATGGCCCTGCAGGCCGCACGCGACATCTACACCCGCCGCGGCGAGGGCCTGTCGATCTGGGTCGTGCCGTCGACCGCGATCACCGCGAGCGATCCCGCCGAGAAGGGAATGATGTTCGAGCCGGCGGAATCGAAGATCTACCGGCATCCGACCTTCTATGAGGTGCCTGAGGAAGTGGGGCACATGTGATGCTTGTGGCCAACGTCCAGGTCGCGGAAACGCCGCTGGTGCTCTATGCGCTGCGCCGCGCCGACGATGCGCTGATCCTCGGTCATCGCCTGTCGGAATGGTGCGGACATGCGCCGATGCTGGAAGAGGACATGGCGCTCTCCAACATCGCGCTCGATCTCATCGGCCAGGCGCGTGAGCTCTACACCTACGCCGCCAAGGCCGAAGGCAAGGACAACAACGAGGACAAGCTCGCCTATTTGCGCGACGTCAGGCAGTACCGCAACCTTCTGCTGGTCGAGCAGCCGAATGGCGACTTTGCCCAGACCCTGGTGCGGCAGTTCTTCTATTCCGCCTTCGCGGACCTTTATTGGCGCGCAATGATGGCCTCGCGTGATCCGACGCTCGCGGCCATTGCCGCCAAGTCCGAGAAGGAGAGCGCTTATCATCTGCGCCATGCCTCGGAATGGATCATTCGGCTCGGCGACGGCACCGGTGAGAGTCACGCCAGGGCGCAGGCCGCGATCGACCACCTCTGGGCCTTCACCGGTGAGATGTTCGCCGTCGATGACGGAGAGCGCGCCCTGATCCATGCCGGTATCGCGATTGATCCCGGCAGCTTGCGCGGTCGCTGGCTGACGACACTCTCCGATGTCGTCAGCGAAGCAACACTCACACTGCCGCAAAACGACTGGATGCAGCAAGGTGGGCGTTCCGGCCGCCACAGCGAGCATCTCGGCCATCTCCTGTCCGAGCTGCAATCGATGCAACGCACCTTCCCGGGGCAGACATGGTGACGGTGCTTGAACGCGACAGCGAGCTGCGCCGGCGCGCCTGGGATGCCGCGGCGGGCGTCGTTGACCCGGAAATCCCGGTGCTGACCATCGCCGATCTCGGCGTGCTCCGTGATGTCGTGCTCGACGGCGATCATGTCGAGGTCGCGATCACCCCGACCTATTCGGGCTGCCCTGCGATGAACATGATCGCGCTCGAAATCGAGCTTGCGTTGGAACGCGCCGGTTTTCGCCAGCCGAAAGTGCGCACCGTGCTGTCGCCGGCATGGACCACCGACTGGATGAGCGAGGAGGGCCGCCGCAAGCTGCACGCCTACGGCATCGCGCCACCGCAGGCGTCAAGCTCACGCCGCGCGCTGTTCGGCGAACAGGCCATCGCGTGCCCGCAATGCGGCTCTGACAAGACCGAGCTGCTGTCCGAATTCGGCTCGACCTCCTGCAAGGCGCTGTGGCGCTGCAAGGCCTGCCGCGAACCCTTCGATTATTTCAAGTGTCATTGATCATGTCCGCAGCCGCACCGCGCTTTCATCGCCTGACCGTCCACGACCTCCGCCGCGAGGCGGCCGACGCCGTGTCGATGACCTTCGCGGTCCCCGGCGAACTCGCGGGCGATTACGCTTTCGCGCCCGGCCAGTACCTCACGCTCCGCACCATGCTCGATGGCGAGGAAGTCCGGCGCTCCTATTCGATCTGCTCGGGTCCTGACGATGGCGAGATCCGCATTGCCGTGAAGAAGGTCGACGGCGGAGCATTTTCGAACTGGGCGGCGGATGAACTCAAATGCGGCGACGAGCTCGACGTCATGACGCCGACCGGACGCTTCGGCGTGATCCCGCCGGCAGATAGCGGACGCATCCATGTCGGCTTTGCCGCAGGCTCCGGCATCACGCCGATCCTGTCGATCGTCAAGGGCGTGCTCGCGCGCGAGCCGGACAGCCGCTTCTTCCTGTTCTACGGCAACCGCGCCACCGACAACATCATGTTCCTGGAGGCACTCGAGGAGCTGAAGGACCGCTTCATCGATCGCCTCTCGATCTTCCACGTCATCTCCGGCGAGGAGCAGGACATCCCGATCCTGCATGGCCGGCTCGACGGCGACAAGGTGAGAGTGCTGCTGCGTTCCCTGGTGCCGGCCGCGAGTGTCGATCATGTTTTCATCTGTGGTCCCCTTGGCATGAGCGAGGAAATCGAGGCGACTTGCAGGGATCTCGGCATCGCGGAGGAGCGCATCCACGTGGAGCGCTTCGTCTCCGAATTCGGCGGCAAGCCGCTGCCGAAGAAGGCCGTTGCGCCCGACGCGCCGCCAAAGGCGATCGCCTCGCTGATCATCGACGGCAAGCGTCGCGACGTGCCGGTTGCCGAGGACGAGGCGATCCTCGATGCCGCGCTGCGCGCCGGCGTCGATCTGCCCTTCGCCTGCAAGGGCGGCATGTGCTCGACCTGCCGCGCCAAGCTGGTCGAGGGCGAGGCGCCGATGGACATCAACTATTCACTGGAGCCCTGGGAATTGAAGGCCGGCTTCGTCCTGACCTGCCAGGCGAAGCCATCGTCGGAGCGGGTCGTGGTCGATTACGATCACGTTTGACAGTTATGGCCAGGCAGCAGAGCATTGTGGCCAAGCATTCAGCCGGGAGAAGCGCGTGAACGTCAAAGCCAACCTGTCGCCCGACGATATTGCCCGCGCCTGCGCCGACGCGATGTGGGCGGAGGATGATGCCTCCAAGGGTCTCGGCATGGAGGTCGTCGAGATTGGTCCGGGCTTTGCGACGCTGGCGATGAATGTGCGGCCGGACATGGTCAACGGCCAGCGCATCGCCCATGGCGGCTTCATCTTCACGCTCGCCGATTCCGCCTTCGCCTTTGCCTGCAATTCGCACAATGAACGTGTCGTGGCGGCACAGGGCCAGATCACGTTCATCAAGCCGGGCAAGCTTGGTGACCGCCTCGTTGCAAAAGCGCGCGAGGTCAGCCGTGGCGGACGCTCAGGCATCTACGATGTGCGCGTGACGGTGGGCGACACCGTCATCGCGGAATTCCGGGGGCATTCGCGTGTCATTTTTGGCACGTGGCTGCCGACGCAAGATCAATAAAAAGAACCAACCAATGTGGGGAAACGAGCATGGCTCTGACGAGGCTCAAGGAAGGTGGCAACGGCTATCGTGCCGAGATGGACGCGCATGAGCGCGCGTCGCGTGATGAGATCATGGCGCTGCAAAAGCAGCGGCTGGCCTGGTCGCTGAAGCACGCCTACGACAACGTCGCGCATTATCGCCAGGCCTTCGACAAGGCCGGCGCGCATCCGTCCGACTTTCGCGAACTCTCTGATCTCTCGAAATTCCCGTTCACGGTGAAGACGGATCTGCGCGACAATTATCCCTTCAACATGTTCGCCGTGCCCCGTGAAAAGCTGGTGCGCGTGCATGCCTCCTCCGGCACCACGGGTAAGCCGATCGTGGTGGGCTATACGCAGCGCGACATCGACACCTGGTCGG includes the following:
- the paaB gene encoding 1,2-phenylacetyl-CoA epoxidase subunit PaaB, whose product is MATPNTPLWEVFIRSRNGLAHKHVGSLHANDATMALQAARDIYTRRGEGLSIWVVPSTAITASDPAEKGMMFEPAESKIYRHPTFYEVPEEVGHM
- the paaC gene encoding 1,2-phenylacetyl-CoA epoxidase subunit PaaC, with protein sequence MLVANVQVAETPLVLYALRRADDALILGHRLSEWCGHAPMLEEDMALSNIALDLIGQARELYTYAAKAEGKDNNEDKLAYLRDVRQYRNLLLVEQPNGDFAQTLVRQFFYSAFADLYWRAMMASRDPTLAAIAAKSEKESAYHLRHASEWIIRLGDGTGESHARAQAAIDHLWAFTGEMFAVDDGERALIHAGIAIDPGSLRGRWLTTLSDVVSEATLTLPQNDWMQQGGRSGRHSEHLGHLLSELQSMQRTFPGQTW
- the paaD gene encoding 1,2-phenylacetyl-CoA epoxidase subunit PaaD, with amino-acid sequence MVTVLERDSELRRRAWDAAAGVVDPEIPVLTIADLGVLRDVVLDGDHVEVAITPTYSGCPAMNMIALEIELALERAGFRQPKVRTVLSPAWTTDWMSEEGRRKLHAYGIAPPQASSSRRALFGEQAIACPQCGSDKTELLSEFGSTSCKALWRCKACREPFDYFKCH
- the paaE gene encoding 1,2-phenylacetyl-CoA epoxidase subunit PaaE, producing the protein MSAAAPRFHRLTVHDLRREAADAVSMTFAVPGELAGDYAFAPGQYLTLRTMLDGEEVRRSYSICSGPDDGEIRIAVKKVDGGAFSNWAADELKCGDELDVMTPTGRFGVIPPADSGRIHVGFAAGSGITPILSIVKGVLAREPDSRFFLFYGNRATDNIMFLEALEELKDRFIDRLSIFHVISGEEQDIPILHGRLDGDKVRVLLRSLVPAASVDHVFICGPLGMSEEIEATCRDLGIAEERIHVERFVSEFGGKPLPKKAVAPDAPPKAIASLIIDGKRRDVPVAEDEAILDAALRAGVDLPFACKGGMCSTCRAKLVEGEAPMDINYSLEPWELKAGFVLTCQAKPSSERVVVDYDHV
- the paaI gene encoding hydroxyphenylacetyl-CoA thioesterase PaaI, whose translation is MNVKANLSPDDIARACADAMWAEDDASKGLGMEVVEIGPGFATLAMNVRPDMVNGQRIAHGGFIFTLADSAFAFACNSHNERVVAAQGQITFIKPGKLGDRLVAKAREVSRGGRSGIYDVRVTVGDTVIAEFRGHSRVIFGTWLPTQDQ